One segment of Peromyscus leucopus breed LL Stock chromosome 5, UCI_PerLeu_2.1, whole genome shotgun sequence DNA contains the following:
- the LOC114685427 gene encoding M-phase-specific PLK1-interacting protein, giving the protein MHRPNFRPPTPPYPSPGIGGWGGGSSFRGALGGGPRPPSPRDGYGSPHHTPPCGPRSRPYGSSHSPRHGGSFSGARFGSPSPGGYPGSYSRSPAGSQHQFGYSPGQQQTYPQGSPRTSTPFGSGRGREKRMSNELESYFKPSMLEDPWAGLEPVSVVDISQQYSNTQTFTGKKGRYFS; this is encoded by the exons ATGCACCGACCGAATTTTCGACCCCCAACTCCTCCGTACCCCAGCCCGGGGATAGGAGGCTGGGGTGGCGGAAGCAGCTTCCGGGGTGCCCTGGGCGGGGGGCCGCGGCCGCCCTCCCCGCGGGACGGGTACGGGAGTCCGCACCACACTCCGCCGTGCGGGCCCCGGTCTAGGCCGTACGGGAGCAGCCACTCTCCGCGGCACGGCGGCAGCTTCTCGGGGGCCCGTTTCGGGTCTCCGTCCCCGGGCGGCTACCCAGGCTCCTACTCCAGGTCCCCCGCGGGGTCCCAGCATCAGTTCGGCTACTCCCCAGGGCAGCAGCAGACCTACCCCCAG gGTTCTCCAAGGACATCTACACCATTTGGATCAGGGCGTGGTAGAGAAAAAAGAATGTCTAATGAGTTGGAAAGTTATTTTAAGCCTTCAATGCTTGAAGACCCttgggctggcctagaaccagTATCTGTAGTGGATATAAGCCAACAGTACAGCAATACGCAAACATTCACAGGCAAAAAAGGAAGATACTTTTCTTAA